CGCCGGGCCGGACTATGCTCGCCGCCAACATGGCGGCCGAGCTCGCCGCCGAGGGAAAGTCCGTGCTGTTGGTGGACGCCGACAGCTACGGCGCCAGCGTCGCAGCAATGCTTGGACTGCTGGACGAGGCCGCCGGGATCGCGCAGGCCTGCCGCCTGGCGGACCAGGGCCTCCTCGACCCGGAGGCGCTGCTCAGGATCGCTGCCCCGGTGGTGACAAAGGCCGGTACTTTCCATGTGCTGACCGGAATCACCCGGGCGGACCGCTGGACGGAACTGCGTGCGGCAGCACTGTCCCTGGTGCTGGCCAGGGCCAGGCAGGTGGCTGAAGTCATCGTGATCGATACGGGGTTCTGCCTCGAGTCCGACGAAGAACTGAGTTTTGACACGATGGCTCCGCGCCGGAACGCCGCGACGCTGCGGAGCCTTGAACTGGCGGACACAGTGTTCGCGGTGGGGGCGGCTGACTCGATCGGTGTCCCGAGGCTGGTCCGTGGCCTGGCTGAACTTGACGCGGCTGTTCCCCATGTGACCCCGCGCGTGGTGCTGAACAAGGTCCGTCAGTCCGCCGTGGGACGGTCCCCGGAGCGGCAACTACGCGACGCGTGGGAGCGGTATGGCCCCACAGCACCGCTCTTGGCGTTCCTCCCGGCTGATCCGGTGTCGAGTGACGCGGCGCTGCTCTCGGGATCGCTCCTGCTCGAGGCTGCGCCTGATTCCGCTCTTCGGAAGGGCATTGCCGCACTGGTTTGTGCACCCGTCCAGCGAAACAGCCGATCCTCTGTATTTTCTTCCACAGCGAGGCGTCGGGTAAAGGGCTAGGCTCGCTTTGAGGGCCGCAACGAAGCGGCCATGAACTTTTTTGATGGAGGCGTTTGTCGATGTCGTCTGGGTCCAGCGTGGAGGATCAACCCGTTTCGATCGGTGCCGGAGAAGGCTACCTGAGGGACTACTACGAGCACCTCGCCGAAGAAGACGCCCGGGCGTATCCCGAGGAGTTGCTCGCTGCACGCGCAGCGATGCACCGCCACACGGCGGCGACCCGGTTCCCGGGCAGCGCCAGCATTACCATCTCCGACGAAGCCGACCGCAGTGTCGTCTACATCATCACCGACGACATGCCCTTCCTCGTTGACTCGGTCAACGCGGAACTGGTCCGGCAGAATGCCCCCATCCACCTGGTGATGCACCCGCTGTTCGTCGTGACCCGCAACCGTGAGAGCGGTGACCTCGTCAAGGTCTCGCGGGTTCCCTCGCACCTGGGCATCTCCAGTGGCGACACTGCGGCCATGCCCAACCTGTCGCACCTGATCGCCCAGGGTGACAACGCCTCCCACATGGAATCGTGGATCGCCGTCGAAATCGACCCTGTCGACGACGCGAAGCGCGCGGCGCTGACCGAGGGAATCGGGCGGGTGCTCGCCGATGTCCGGGCCGCCGTCGAGGACTGGCCAAAGATGCGGAACAGGGCTCTCCAGATCGCCGAGGGCCTGGACAAGCTGGCCGATGCCGCGCAGATCGCCGAACTCCGCCAGGCCCAGGAGCTGCTGCGCTGGCTCGATGACGGGAACTTCACGTTCCTCGGATACCGCGAATACGACCTCAAAAACGAATCCGGCGAGGACGTCCTGGAACCCCGCGAAGAAAGCGGCCTCGGGCTGCTGCGCGGCGGCGCCGACACCCCGCACCAGATCCAGCACCTCACCGAGACCGGCCGGAAGAAAGCACGCGAAAAGCGCGCCCTCGTCATCACCAAGGCCAACTCGCGCTCCACCGTCCACCGCTCCGCCTACCTGGACTACATCGGGGTCAAGAGCTTCGACGCGGCCGGCAACGTCAACGGCGAACGCCGCTTCATCGGACTCTTCGCCACCACGGCCTACGCCGGATCCGTGCGGGACATCCCGGTGGTCCGCGAGAAGGTTGCCGCGGTGCTCAACGATGCCGGCTTCCCGCCGGACTCGCACTCGGGCAAGGACCTCCTGGGCATCCTCGAAACCTACCCCCGCGACGAGCTCTTCCAGATCGAAATCCCCGATCTGGCCGCCATCGCCACGGGCATCCAGCGGCTTCAGGAACGGCGCCGGACCCGGCTGTTCCTCCGCCCGGACATTTACGGCCGCTTTATGTCCGCCCTCGTGTACCTTCCGCGTGACCGGTACACCACCAACGTGCGCCTGCGCATCGAGCAGGAACTCCGCGAAACCTTCGACGCCGTGTCCATCGACTACGAGGCGCGGATGACCGAATCCGCACTGGCGCGGCTCTTCTTCCGGATCAGGCTCCCGAAGAACGCCGATGTCAGCAACGTCAACAGCGACGACCTCGAAAAGCGGCTGGTCCGGGCGGCCCGCTCATGGAGTGAAGGCATCGCCGAAGTCCTGCACGCCCGCGCCGACGGAGCCGGCGGCCTCAAGGACGACGGCGCCAAGGAGCTTGCCTCGGTCTGGGCCGAGGCCTTCCCGGCGAGCTACCGCGTGGACTACGAGGTGGAAGATGCCCTGGAGGACATCGCCCGCTTCGAAAAGTACGGCGCCCTGGCCGAACGCGCCGGGGAAGCCGTCAAGGAACAGCCTGGCGTCCATGTCTACCTCCCCGACGGCGCCGGAGCAACGCTGGAAGAGGACGCCCGCGTCAAGCTCTACATGCTCGAGCCCAAAAGCCTGAGCCAGATCCTGCCGTACTTCCACAATCTGGGCCTGGAGGTCCTGGACGAGCGCCCGTTCGAGATCGAAACAGCGGACCACCGCGACTTCTTCCTTTACGACCTGGGCCTGAAGTACCCCGCCGGGGTGGACCCCCTCAAAACGGGGCAACTGCTCGCCGACTCCTTCGGCGCCGCGGTCTCCGGTGCCGTGGAATCCGACAGCTTCGACCGGCTGGTGCTGCGCGAGGGCATGCACTGGCGCCAGGTCGTCGTGCTGCGCGCCTACGCCAAGTACATGCGGCAAATGGGCAACACCAACTCCTACGGATTCCTGGCAGACACCCTGCTGGCCAACCCCGATGTCAACCGCGGGCTCAGTGCCCTGTTCGAAGCCCGCTTCGATCCGGCACTGGGCGAGGACGCGCGCCGCATCAGGCAGGACGAGGTCCTCGCCGGACTGGACGCAGCGATCGAACAGGTCGCAACCCTCGACGCCGACCGAGTGCTGCGGACCTTCAAGAACCTGATCCAGGCGACTCTGCGGACCAACTACTACCAGAACAAGGCGCACCTGAGTTTCAAGCTGAACCCGTCGGCGATTGAGGGCCTGCCGTTCCCGACTCCCATGTTCGAGATCTGGGTCTATTCGCCCCGGGTCGAGGGTGTGCACCTGCGTTTCGGCAAGGTGGCCCGCGGCGGGCTCCGCTGGTCGGACCGCCGCGAGGATTTCCGCACCGAAATCCTTGGCCTGGTCAAGGCCCAGACGGTCAAGAACGCCGTGATCGTGCCCACCGGCGCCAAGGGCGGGTTCTACGCCAAGCAGCTCCCGGACCCGGCCTCGGACCGCACCGCGTGGATGGCGGAGGGCATCGAAAGCTACAAGACGTTCATCCGCGGCCTCCTGGACGTGACCGACAACCTCGTGACGACGCCGGAGGGCGAGCAGCTGGTGCCGCCGGCCGCTGTCGTCCGGCACGACGACGACGACTCCTACCTCGTGGTCGCGGCCGACAAGGGAACGGCGTCGTTCTCCGACATCGCCAACGGCCTTGCCGCGGAATACGGATTCTGGCTCGGCGACGCTTTCGCCTCCGGCGGCTCGGTCGGCTACGACCACAAGGCCATGGGCATCACGGCCCGCGGTGCCTGGGAATCCGTCAAGAGGCACTTCAGCGAGCTTGACCTGGACACCCAGTCCGAGCCGTTCACCGTTGTCGGTGTCGGCGACATGTCAGGCGACGTGTTCGGCAACGGAATGCTGCTGTCGAAGCACATCCGGCTGCTCGCGGCGTTTGACCACCGGCACATCTTCCTCGATCCCACCCCGGACGAAGCGGTCTCCTTCGCCGAGCGCCGGCGGCTCTTCGAGCTGCCCCGTTCCTCCTGGGACGACTACAACAAGGCACTGATCAGCGAAGGCGGCGGTGTATTTGCCCGCCAGTCGAAGTCCATACCGGTCTCGGACCAGGTCAGGTCCGCGCTGGGACTGCCCGACGGGACCACGAAGCTCAGCCCGCCCGAACTGCTGCGCGCGATCCTGCTGGCCCCGGCCGACCTGCTCTACAACGGCGGAATCGGCACCTACGTCAAGGCCAGTACGGAAACCCATTCCGAGGTCGGCGACAAGGCCAACGACTCCATCCGAGTCGACGGCCGCGACCTGCGCGTGAAGGTGGTCGGCGAGGGCGGCAACCTGGGCATGACACAGCGTGGCCGCATCGAAGCTGCCCTCCAGGGCGTCATCCTGAACACTGATGCGATCGACAACTCCGCCGGGGTGGACTGCTCCGACCACGAGGTCAACATCAAGATCTTCGTGGACCGGATGGTGGCCGCGGGGAAGCTCGATCCCGCGGAGCGATCGGAGTTCCTGGCCTCGATGACCGACGAAGTCGGCCGGCTGGTGCTGGAGGACAACATCGACCAGAACATCCTGCTGCTCAATGACCGGATGCGGGTCTCCGAATGGAGCCCCAGCTACGAACGCCTCATGGACTGGCTGGAGAAGTCCGCCGACCTCAAGCGCGACCTGGAAGCGCTGCCGACGACGGCGACGCTGCGGGAGAGGCTGGAGCAGGGCCAGGGTTTGACCTCGCCCGAGCTCTCCGTACTGGCGGCCTACGCCAAAATCGAACTCGCCTCGGCACTCCGGGACAGCGACTTGTCCGAGGACCCGTGGTTCCGGGCGACCCTGCGGAACTACTTCCCGCAGCAGTTGCGGGACAGGTTCGATGCTGACCTCGACACCCATCCGCTGCGCCGCGAAATCATCGCGACGGTGGTGGCGAACGACATGATCAACATGGGCGGCATCACCTTCGCGTTCCGTGCCATGGAGGAAACCTCGGCCTCCGAGGCCGCCGTCGCAAAGGCCTTCGTGGCCCTCCGTGAAGTCTACGAACTGGACATCATGGTCGGGGAACTCAACGAGCTCCCCGCGTCCTTCCCGACGGAGCACTGGAGCACTGTCCACCTGGATATCCGCCGGCTTCTGGACCGGGCCGTGCGGTGGGTCCTGAGCCAAAGCAACGCCTCCCGGCCCATTGCCGAGACCGTTGCCGAGTTCAAGCCGCTGATGGATCCGATGCGGGCACGCCTGCTGGACTACCTGCGCGGCGACGACCGTGCCCGGGTGGCCGAATGGCTTGAGAAGGCGCGCGGCTGGGACCTGCCCGAGGATCTGGCGCACCGTTGGGCAGAACTGTTCGAAAGCTTCGTGCTGCTCGACATCGCCAAGATTGTCCACGTCAGCCCCGAACCCGTCGAGAACATCGCCCACGTGTACTACGTGGTGTTCAACCGGTTCCACGCCGACTCCCTGCTCGAACGCATCACCAAGCTGCCCAGGAAAGACCGCTGGCAGGCCCTGGCCAGGGCGGCCCTCCGTGACGATCTCTACTCGACAGTTTCGGACATGACGACGGCGGTGCTGGAGACAACGCCTCCGGAGATGCCGGCCGAGGAGCGGCTGGCGGCCTGGGAAAGCCAGAATGTTGAGCAGCTGGACCGGGCGAAGAGCATGTTTGAAGAGGTGAACGCCCTCGAGGCCGATGACATGGCCTCGCTGTCGGTAGCATTGAGGCTCTTGAGGTCAATCGTTCGACGCTAGGCAGCTGCCGCTCCCCGCGTCGCAAAATGGAGGTGCTGTGGCAATCTTTACGGACCCTATCAGGGAGCATGCTGATTTCGGGCCGGGGGATGCCGAGTGGCTGCACCTCCTCGTCGGCGACTGGCAGATGGTCGCGGACTTGGCGTTCGCCGACCTGGCGCTGTGGTTTCCGCACCCTGAATTCGGCTACGTGGCGCTTGCCCACGTCCGCCCCTCCACCACGCATACGGTGTTCCACGCCGACTTCGTGGGGGAGGGGATCAGGTCGGACCTGTTGCCGCTCGTCAACAAGGCGTGGGAGAGCCGAACGATCGAGCGCTCCAACGAGACCAACTGGAGTAGCGACATGGCCCTCCGGGTCGAAGCCGTGCCGATGGTCCGGAACGGCCGGACGCTGGCCATCGTCACGACCCACATGGACCTCTCCAGCTCCCGCATGCCGTCGCGGCTGGAGCTGACCTACCGGCAGTGCGCCTACGACCTGCTGCGGATGGGGACGCTGGGGCTGTGGCCGGACTTCGCCTCGCCCACCGGTTCCCGCCGCGGCGCGCCCCGCGTCGGTGACGGCCTGATCAGGCTCGACGCCGAGGGCATCGTCCAGTACGCGAGCCCCAACGGCGTCTCGGCCTTCCGGCGGCTCGGCGACGGCGAGTCGCTCGAGGGCCGGAGCCTGGCCGAATTAACCGCGGGCCTGCTCAAGGACCGCCGCCTGGTGGACGAGACCCTGCCGCTCGTTGTCACGGGACGCATGCCATGGCGCAGTGAAATCGAGTCCCGCGGGGTCAGCCTGTCCCTGCGTGCCATTCCCCTGCGGGATGAACAGCAGCGCTTTGGTGCCCTGGTGCTCTGCCGCGACGTCAGCGAGTTGCGGCGCCGGGAGCTGGAACTCGTCACGAAGGACGCCACGATCCGGGAGATCCACCACCGGGTGAAGAACAACCTGCAGACCGTTGCCGCGCTGCTTCGGATGCAGTCACGGCGCATGGTCAGCGACGAGGCTAAACAGGGACTCGAGCAGGCCATGCGGCGGGTGGCCACGATCGCCCTCGTGCATGAGACGCTGTCGCAGGGCCTGACCCAGAGCGTCGACTTCGATGAGCTCATCGGCCGCCAGTTCCGGCTCTCGGCCGAGGTTGCGTCCCCGTCGCAGCAGGTCAAGACCGCGCGCTCCGGACTCTTCGGCGAACTGCCGAGCGACTTCGCCACCCCGCTGGCCCTGGTGATCAACGAGCTGGTGACGAACGCCGTCGAACATGGCCTGGAGGGCCGCACCGGAACTGTCTGGCTGATCGCGGACCGCTCCGAAAGCGAGGACGGGGAGGAGCTGCTCACGGTGACGGTGGCGGATGACGGGGTCGGCATTCCCGCTAAACCCTATGTGGAGGGACTCGGCCTGCAGATTGTGCGCACCCTGGTGACGAGCGAGTTGGGCGGCAGTATTCAGTGGAAGGCCAGGGAGGGCGGCGGAACGGCTGTCCAGATTGTCTTGAGCCTGGCCAAACCGTAGTTGGCCAGCCGGCCCGTGCCTGTTGCGGCGGTTAACCGGCAGTGGCCGCAGACTGAGGTCTGCGGCCATTGCTGTCCTGCCGGTGAAAGCGGGCCGCCGGTTTCGCCGGCGTCAGGATCCTTGTGTCAGGAGGCGCGGCGGGCGCGGGCTGCGCGGCGCTTCAGGGCGCGGCGCTCGTCTTCGCTCATGCCGCCCCACACGCCGGCGTCCTGCCCGGACTCAAGGGCCCACTGAAGGCAGGTGTCGACGACAGGGCATCGACGGCAAACACTTTTGGCTTCCTCGATCTGCAGGAGGGCAGGACCGGTGTTTCCTACGGGGAAGAAAAGCTCCGGGTCCTTGTCAAGGCACGCTGCGCGGTTACGCCAATCCATGCTGATCAGTCACTCCATTCCTGGGAACTCGTTAAATGCCTTTGTGAAATTATTCACTAGAGGCTTCATAAGAAAGGGGCCCTCTGGGGCCCCCTCGGTCATCTGGATTAAGCGTGTCATGTTAACGCTGTGTAAACAAGGGGTACTTGGCTGCAAAATACCTTGGAATCGTGAGCGATGCATCACATTGGCTGGCGGCGGCCTCACATCTAGACGACTGTGTCCGGTACTGTGCCAGTGTGTCAAGAGCCTCTGAAAACCCCTCCGAACCTCCCCGCGACGGCGATACCGCTGGGTCCCCCGCATGCGGGGCCGGCGCTGGCGCACCCGCCCGGCCCGCGGGAATCATGGTGATTGCGGTCATCGTTGCACTGGAAGCGACGGCGCTGCTGGTGGCAGCCATCTGGTACGGAAGCCAGCTGCTGACCGGGGCCCCCGTGCTCTCGTTCTGGGGCGCGGTGTTCACGCTGGGGCTCCTCCTGGCCTTCTCCGCCTGGCTCTTTGCAGTGTCGACCTTCCTGTTCCGCGGCTACCGGTGGCCGCGTGCCGGCGCGCTGGTGGCGCAGCTCTTCACACTCACTATCGGCTTCCCCACGATGTCGGGCGGATACCCCGTGGCGGGCCTGGCCATGCTGGTGCCCGCGGTTCTCGCCATCATTTTGCTGTTCGACAGGCGTGTCATCGCCTTCGCCTCACGCGCTGGCGGGGCGCCGCCCGCCCTTTAGGCTGCACTCTCGCCGGAGCCTCACGGACTGAGGCTGCCCTCTGCGGCAGGATCGAACGCCAGCTGCACCGTCCGTGCCCGCCCGTCCGAAATCAGCACTGCGCGGCCCGGGGGAGGGCTCTGCTC
This DNA window, taken from Pseudarthrobacter sp. ATCC 49987, encodes the following:
- a CDS encoding WhiB family transcriptional regulator, producing the protein MDWRNRAACLDKDPELFFPVGNTGPALLQIEEAKSVCRRCPVVDTCLQWALESGQDAGVWGGMSEDERRALKRRAARARRAS
- a CDS encoding sensor histidine kinase translates to MAIFTDPIREHADFGPGDAEWLHLLVGDWQMVADLAFADLALWFPHPEFGYVALAHVRPSTTHTVFHADFVGEGIRSDLLPLVNKAWESRTIERSNETNWSSDMALRVEAVPMVRNGRTLAIVTTHMDLSSSRMPSRLELTYRQCAYDLLRMGTLGLWPDFASPTGSRRGAPRVGDGLIRLDAEGIVQYASPNGVSAFRRLGDGESLEGRSLAELTAGLLKDRRLVDETLPLVVTGRMPWRSEIESRGVSLSLRAIPLRDEQQRFGALVLCRDVSELRRRELELVTKDATIREIHHRVKNNLQTVAALLRMQSRRMVSDEAKQGLEQAMRRVATIALVHETLSQGLTQSVDFDELIGRQFRLSAEVASPSQQVKTARSGLFGELPSDFATPLALVINELVTNAVEHGLEGRTGTVWLIADRSESEDGEELLTVTVADDGVGIPAKPYVEGLGLQIVRTLVTSELGGSIQWKAREGGGTAVQIVLSLAKP
- a CDS encoding NAD-glutamate dehydrogenase produces the protein MSSGSSVEDQPVSIGAGEGYLRDYYEHLAEEDARAYPEELLAARAAMHRHTAATRFPGSASITISDEADRSVVYIITDDMPFLVDSVNAELVRQNAPIHLVMHPLFVVTRNRESGDLVKVSRVPSHLGISSGDTAAMPNLSHLIAQGDNASHMESWIAVEIDPVDDAKRAALTEGIGRVLADVRAAVEDWPKMRNRALQIAEGLDKLADAAQIAELRQAQELLRWLDDGNFTFLGYREYDLKNESGEDVLEPREESGLGLLRGGADTPHQIQHLTETGRKKAREKRALVITKANSRSTVHRSAYLDYIGVKSFDAAGNVNGERRFIGLFATTAYAGSVRDIPVVREKVAAVLNDAGFPPDSHSGKDLLGILETYPRDELFQIEIPDLAAIATGIQRLQERRRTRLFLRPDIYGRFMSALVYLPRDRYTTNVRLRIEQELRETFDAVSIDYEARMTESALARLFFRIRLPKNADVSNVNSDDLEKRLVRAARSWSEGIAEVLHARADGAGGLKDDGAKELASVWAEAFPASYRVDYEVEDALEDIARFEKYGALAERAGEAVKEQPGVHVYLPDGAGATLEEDARVKLYMLEPKSLSQILPYFHNLGLEVLDERPFEIETADHRDFFLYDLGLKYPAGVDPLKTGQLLADSFGAAVSGAVESDSFDRLVLREGMHWRQVVVLRAYAKYMRQMGNTNSYGFLADTLLANPDVNRGLSALFEARFDPALGEDARRIRQDEVLAGLDAAIEQVATLDADRVLRTFKNLIQATLRTNYYQNKAHLSFKLNPSAIEGLPFPTPMFEIWVYSPRVEGVHLRFGKVARGGLRWSDRREDFRTEILGLVKAQTVKNAVIVPTGAKGGFYAKQLPDPASDRTAWMAEGIESYKTFIRGLLDVTDNLVTTPEGEQLVPPAAVVRHDDDDSYLVVAADKGTASFSDIANGLAAEYGFWLGDAFASGGSVGYDHKAMGITARGAWESVKRHFSELDLDTQSEPFTVVGVGDMSGDVFGNGMLLSKHIRLLAAFDHRHIFLDPTPDEAVSFAERRRLFELPRSSWDDYNKALISEGGGVFARQSKSIPVSDQVRSALGLPDGTTKLSPPELLRAILLAPADLLYNGGIGTYVKASTETHSEVGDKANDSIRVDGRDLRVKVVGEGGNLGMTQRGRIEAALQGVILNTDAIDNSAGVDCSDHEVNIKIFVDRMVAAGKLDPAERSEFLASMTDEVGRLVLEDNIDQNILLLNDRMRVSEWSPSYERLMDWLEKSADLKRDLEALPTTATLRERLEQGQGLTSPELSVLAAYAKIELASALRDSDLSEDPWFRATLRNYFPQQLRDRFDADLDTHPLRREIIATVVANDMINMGGITFAFRAMEETSASEAAVAKAFVALREVYELDIMVGELNELPASFPTEHWSTVHLDIRRLLDRAVRWVLSQSNASRPIAETVAEFKPLMDPMRARLLDYLRGDDRARVAEWLEKARGWDLPEDLAHRWAELFESFVLLDIAKIVHVSPEPVENIAHVYYVVFNRFHADSLLERITKLPRKDRWQALARAALRDDLYSTVSDMTTAVLETTPPEMPAEERLAAWESQNVEQLDRAKSMFEEVNALEADDMASLSVALRLLRSIVRR
- a CDS encoding AAA family ATPase is translated as MSIPVVTVGDSREDLVGRLERLHGPVSVVRRCHELAELLAACQGGLARAAVVAQGSEELTASLVDRLSAVGVAVVALTDRPEEKDRLRGIGVATELTGVDAATLAGRITGAVAQLAGADPRLRPEGNPGFADAGPASGPSGGTPAEVPDRAGAGQIIAVWGPAGSPGRTMLAANMAAELAAEGKSVLLVDADSYGASVAAMLGLLDEAAGIAQACRLADQGLLDPEALLRIAAPVVTKAGTFHVLTGITRADRWTELRAAALSLVLARARQVAEVIVIDTGFCLESDEELSFDTMAPRRNAATLRSLELADTVFAVGAADSIGVPRLVRGLAELDAAVPHVTPRVVLNKVRQSAVGRSPERQLRDAWERYGPTAPLLAFLPADPVSSDAALLSGSLLLEAAPDSALRKGIAALVCAPVQRNSRSSVFSSTARRRVKG